The following nucleotide sequence is from Paeniglutamicibacter kerguelensis.
AAACCTCGTGACATTCGACCTGGGCCAAACATTCTCCGGACAGGCGGTGTCCGACGTGATCGCCCGCGCGTTCCCGGTAACCGCAAAGCTGGCCATCATGGCACTCGCCTTCGAAGCGGTTTTCGGAATCCTCTTCGGCGTCATTGCCGGACTCAAGAAGGGCAAGCTCTTTGACTCGACAGTGCTTGTTGCATCCTTGATCGTCATTGCAGTGCCGACGTTCGTCCTGGGTTTCGTCCTGCAATTCGTTGTTGGCGTCAAACTTGGGTGGGCGAAACCCACAGTGGGGGTTGGTGCCCCATGGAGCGATTTGATCCTCCCCGCAATCGTCTTGGGCCTGGTGTCCCTGGCCTACGTCTTGCGCCTGACGCGCACCTCTGTCATCGAAAACAAGAATGCCGACTATGTGCGCACGGCAACGGCCAAGGGCCTCAGCCGTCGCCGGGTAATCGTTGTACATGTGCTTCGAAACTCGCTCATTCCTGTGGTGACCTTCCTTGGCGCCGACCTCGGCACGCTCATGGGCGGCGCAATCGTCACCGAGGGCATTTTCAATGTCCCGGGCATCGGAAACCTGCTCTACTCGGCCATCAACAAGGGCGAAACTCCCACGATCGTGGCCGTAGTCAGCGTTTTGGTGCTCGTCTTCGTTTTAGCAAACCTCGTCGTCGATTTACTGTACGCGTGGCTCGACCCAAGGATCCGGTATGTCTGAGAATCCACTTCCCGAATTGATTGAACCGACCGACACCGTCAAGCGTGTGCGTGTCGGAAAAGTGTCCACGCGCAAGATCGATCATTTTGTTGCCCCGCTTGAGGAAACCCCATTGCAGTCCGTCGACAAGATCGACGAGACGGTCGCACCCCTGAGCATGTGGGCGCAGGCCTGGCGGTCGCTGCGGACCCGGCCACTGTTCATCATCTCCGCCCTGATGATCATCCTCGTTATCACTGTCGCGGCGTTCCCCGGCCTGTTCACCCAAACCGATCCGACGGCTTGCTCGCTGTCGAATGCGCGAAAGGGCCCGGAGCCCGGACATCCCCTGGGTTTCACGTTCCAAGGCTGCGACATTTACGCGCGCATCATCATCGGTACGCGTGCCTCGGTGCTTGTCGGCCTGTTCACGACGATCGCGGTGGTCATCATCGGCGGCACGTTCGGCGCGTTGGCCGGTTACTACGGTGGTTGGCTGGACTCCGTCCTGGCCCGCCTCGGAGACATCTTCTTCGCACTGCCGTTGATCCTTGGTGCCATCGTCATCATGCAGCTTCCGGCATTCCGAGACAGCAAGAGCATTTGGACGGTCATCATCACATTGACGATATTCGGATGGCCGCAGTTGGCCCGCATCACCCGAGGTGCCGTCATCGAGGCAAAGAATGCGGACTATGTCATGGCCTCTCGGTCGCTTGGGCTCTCAAAGTTCAAAACGCTGCTGAAGCACGTGGTGCCAAATTCCCTTGCGCCGATCATCGTGGTGGCCACGATTTCCCTGGGTACCTATATCGTGGCCGAGGCCACGTTGTCCTTCCTGGGCGTTGGACTGCCAGATAGCATCATGAGCTGGGGAAGTGACATTTCCGATGCCCAGATTTCCCTTCGCAACAATCCTCAGATCCTCATGTGGCCGGCCCTTGCATTGTGCATGACCGTCTTGAGCTTCATCATGCTCGGCGACGCGGTGCGCGATGCGCTGGATCCAAGGGCACGTAAGGGATAGCGCCATGACTGAACTATTAAAGGATTCATCCGTGAATGCAATAGCCGAGGACCGGCCGCTTCTCGAAATCAAAAACCTGGCCATCACCTTCTCAACTCCGGAGGGGCCGATCGAGGCGGTGCGCAACGCGAACCTGACGATCATGCCCGGGGAAACGGTTGCCATCGTGGGCGAGTCCGGCTCGGGCAAATCCACCACGGCGCTCTCCGCCATCGGATTGCTGCCGAGCAACGGCCGGGTGTCCGGCGGCCAGATCATCTTTGACGGCGAGGACATCACCCACGCCAGCGAAAAGCGCATCGTCGAGCTGCGTGGCAGCTCCATCGGCATGGTTCCGCAGGATCCGATGTCCAACTTGAATCCCGTGTGGAAAATCGGTTTCCAGGTGGAGGAAACGTTGAGGGCCAACGGGCTGGCCGGGGGCAACGCGAAGGAACGCGTCGCGCAGGTGCTGTCGGAGGCAGGCCTGCCAAATGCCGCATCCCGCGCAAACCAGTACCCGCACGAGTTCTCCGGCGGCATGCGCCAGCGCGCGTTGATCGCCATCGGCCTGGCCTGCCGCCCGCGCCTGCTGATCGCCGACGAACCCACCAGCGCCTTGGACGTGACCGTCCAGCAGCAGATCCTGGACCACCTGGACACCATGACCAGCGAGCTGGGCACGGCGGTCCTGCTGATCACCCACGACCTCGGCCTGGCCGCGGAACGCGCGGAAAAAGTCGTGGTCATGTACAAGGGGCAGGTGGTCGAATCGGGGCCCGCACTGGAACTCCTGCGCAACCCGAAGCACCCCTACACGCAACGCCTTGTTGCCTCGGCGCCGTCGCTGGCGTCCAAGCGCCTGCAATCGCAGCCGGTTGAAGTCGCCGAGCAAGTGAATGCGGTCGCCAAGCCCGAGCACTCGCTGAAGACCGATGACGTGCTTGAGATCAAGGACCTGACGAAGGTCTTCAAGATCCGCAAGGGCATGGGCCGCCACGAAGAGTTCACCGCGGTGGACAACGTTTCCCTTGAGGTCAAGCGCGGCACCACCACGGCAATCGTGGGGGAGTCGGGTTCCGGCAAGTCGACGGTGGCGCAGATGGTGTTGAACCTGCTGACGCCCACGTCGGGTTCCATCACCTTCGACGGGCAGCTGATGACCGACCAGCCCGAATCGCAGCTCTTCAAGTTCAGGCGCCGCGTGCAGCCGATCTTCCAGGACCCCTATGGTTCCCTGGATCCGATGTACAGCATCTACCGCACCATTGAGGAGCCGCTCCGCATCCACGGGATCGGCGACAGCAAGTCGCGGCAGAGCCGGGTCAAGGAACTGCTCGGGCAGGTGTCGATGCCCGCTTCAACCATGCACCGGTTCCCCAATGAGCTCTCCGGCGGACAGCGCCAGCGCATCGCCATTGCCAGGGCCTTGGCGTTGCAACCGGAGATGATCATCTGCGACGAGGCCGTCTCGGCGTTGGACGTGCTGGTGCAGGCGCAAATCCTGAACCTGCTCAACACGCTGCAAGAAGAGCTCGGCCTGACGTACCTGTTCATCACCCACGACCTGGCGGTCGTGCGCGAGATCGCCGATAACGTGTGCGTGATGAAGAACGGGCGCATCGTGGAACGGGCAACGACCGACGAGGTCTTCAACAACCCGCAAAGCGACTACACGCGCAACCTGCTTGGTGCCATCCCCGGGGCCACGCTGCTGCTTTAGCCTCGCCTGGTTCGGTTTCGCCGGACCGACGTGGCTGGCAAGGCCAATGACAGTGGATGGGCGGACCGAAATGGTCCGCCCATCCACTGTCATTTGGCGGCCCGTTTCAGCTGACCTCTGGGTGCCCAGTCCCTTGTGGGCACCTTATCAACGTAACTTTTCCCGTTGTTGCCAAACTGTTATGTTTTGCGACGCCTCCGGTTTTCCTACCGGACAGTAGTTATTGGCAAAGCTCAATGTGAAGTAAACCCTTGATTTTTGGCGGCTGTAGCGCTCGTCACGTACTGACGTGGTGGTTGCGCGTGTCGGTCGGGCGTCTTGGGTGACCGGGGTCTCGATAAATGTGAAGCGACATTTTTATATCCATCCGGGCTGATCAGCGCTATCGTTTTTTTATGTGGGGTAGCGCACGCCGCGTGGACCGCGCCCGAGCGAAAGCTCGGCAACACGAAGATCAAGCTTATAAGGAGGAGAAATGCGTGTTCAGCGTATTTCGAAGGCTGTCGCAGTAGGTGCTGCGCTCGCACTGGCACTCACCGCTTGTGCACCTGGCGGCCCGGCTGAGCCAACCGGTTCGGCAGCACCATCGGCAAATGCCGTTGGCACAAATACCGTAGAGCCGGCAAACAGTGGCCTCGCCGATCTTGGCGACGTTACGACCAAGGATGACACCATCAAGGTCACTGTGGGTGCCCCCGATTTCATCGGCTACAACTCGCTGACACCACAGACCTACAGCACTTACAACTCGGCCATTACTGACCGTGTACTGTCATCCTTCTCGTACTTCGGCACCGATGGCAAGATCTACCAGAACAAGGACCTTGGTTCCTACGAAAAGGTCAGCGACGATCCGCTGACAATCAAGTACACCATTGCCGAAAACGCGAAGTGGTCCGACGGCACCCCGATCACCACGGCCGACGCCGTTCTGGCCTGGGGCACCCAGAATGCAAACCTGAAGAATGCAAAGAAGACCCCGCTCTTCGACTCTGTCTCAGCAGACCTGGGTGACACCGTTCCCAAGGGTCCTGAGGGCGCGCCTGATTCCAAGGAATTCACCGTCACCTTCAAGAACCCGGATCCGGACTGGCAGATCCAGACCTGGATGACCACTCCGGCGCACGTCGTTGCCAAGCAGGGCGGCCTGTCCACGGCCGATCTGGTTGAAGGCATCCGTTCGGGCGACGCGGCCAAGATCACCAAGGCCGCTGAATTCTGGAACACCGGTTGGACCACCAAGCCTGGCGCGCTTCCCGCAGCCGAGCTGATCCCGTCCTCCGGCCCATACAAGCTCAAGAGCTGGAATGCCGGCGAATCGGTCACGCTGGAAGCCAACGATGCCTACTACGGCACCCCGGCCGCCACCAAGACCCTGACCTTCCGCTTCCTCGCGGATGATGCAATGGTCCAGGCGTTGGACAACGGCGAACTGAACGCCATTGCCCCGCAGCCGACCATTGATACCCTGGCGCAGCTGAAGAAGCTCGGCGAAAAGGTAAACATTCAGCAGGGTGACACCATGACCTGGGAACACTTGGACTTCAACTTCGGTGAAAAGGCGGCCTTCAAGGACAGCCTGGAACTGCGTGAGGCATTCGCCAAGTGCGTTCCGCGCCAGGAAATCGTTGACAACCTGATCAAGCCGCTGAACCCGGAAGCTCAGGTCCTCAACGCCCGCGAAGTCTTCCCGTTCCAGGAAAGCTACAAGGACGTTGTCGGAGCCGCTTACGACGGCCGCTACGACACGGTTGACGTCGAGGGTGCCAAGAAGATCCTCGAGGAGCAGAACGCCGTCGGCACAAAGGTTCGTATCGGCTACTCCGCTCCGAACCCGCGCCGTGCCAACCAGGTCGCAATGATCAAGTCATCCTGTGACGCCGCAGGCTTCGACGTCGTTGATGCAGGCGATCCGAAGTTCTTCGCACCGGGCGGCACCCAGGAGCGCGGCGACTACGACGTTGCCCTGTTCGCTTGGGCCGGCTCCGGCCAGATCACTTCCGGCCAGAACATCTATGCCACCGGCAAGCCACAGAACTACGGCAAGTTCTCCAACAAGGAAGTTGACGAGGCATGGACCCGTCTTGCAACCTCCATGGATCCGGCCGTTCACCTGACCGAAACCAAGAACATCGAGAAGCTGCTGTGGGACAACCTCTTCGGCATCCCGGTATTCGCCCACCCCGGACTGTCCGCCTCCTCGGCTGACGTCAAGAACGTGCGCCACACCGCCACCCAGTCGCAGATCGTCTGGAACGCGGATCAGTGGGTCCGCGCTGAGTAATTGCCAACCGGCAATATCAGCGTCTTAGTGTGGGGCTTGGCGTTTTCGCCGGGCCCCACACGCCCTCGTTAATACCACTTACGAGGGCGGATCAAGACGGAAAGGTAAGTAGTTGCAGTGCTGAAATTTATCATCAAAAGGCTCGGGGCCTCGTTGGGCATTTTGCTCGCCGCCTCATTCCTTCTCTACGTATTGGTGATCAACTCCGGGGATCCACTCGGTAACCTGCGTGAGAGTTCCGCCGAAAACCGGGACTACCTCATGGCGCAACGCAGTGCGTACATGAATCTGGACCAGCCCTGGTACCTGAGGTACTGGGATTGGCTCATGGGCGTTGGCAAGTGCTTTGCACTGCAATGCGACCTCGGGACCAATGTCCAGGGAGTTGAGGTTTCCGGATTGCTCGGCGCCGCAGCATCCTCCACGTTGCGCCTGGTCATCCTGGCCACGGTGCTGGCAGCCATCTTCGGCATTGCCATCGGCGTGCTCACCGCCGTTCGACAGTACTCGGGCCTGGACTACGGCGTCACCTTCCTGACCTTCTTGTTCTTCTCCCTGCCGGTCTTCTGGGCCGCGGTCATGCTCAAGGAATACATGGCCATCGGCTACAACAACTGGATCAAGGAACCCTCGATCACGCCGCTTCAAACGATTGTCGTGGCGGTGCTCTTCGGTCTCCTCATGCAGGTGTTCCTGGGCGGCAGCGTCAAGCGCCGTATCGCCACCTTCGCAGTGTCGGCGGCCTTCGTCGGAGTGGCAATCCCGTACTTGCTGTGGCTGAACTTCTTCCGCTACCCGCAACTGGGATTGGTCGGCATCGTCGTCCTCTCCCTGGCCGTTGCCCTCAGCGGCACCGCCATGACCGTGGGCGTGCGAAACAAGGCGGTGCTCTACCCGGCATTGATCACCGTGGGCCTGGGCATCATCTTCTACTACGCAACCTTCTCCATCCTCGAGGCGCCCAGCACCCCGGTGCTGATCATTGGCGGCGTGCTATCGATGGCCATCCCCGGCGCCATCGGCTACTACATGGGCGGCCGGGTCCGAAAGGTCGCCATGTGGGTTAGCGCCTTCACCGGCCTTGCCTTTGCCGGCCTGACGGTCATCGACCACATCTTCCGCGCCTGGCCCGGTTTCCTGCAGCTCAAGCCGCGCCCGGTGGGCACCATCGGTTCGCAGACCCCGGACTTCATGGGCAGCTTCTGGGAAGTCTTCCTGGACAGGGGGGCCCAGCTGCTGCTCCCGACGATCCTGCTCGCAGTGATCTCGCTGGCCAGCTACTCCCGCTACACCCGAACCTCGATGCTTGAAGTCGGGCAGCAGGACTACATTCGCACGGCCCGCTCCAAGGGCCTGGGTGAACGCACCGTGATCTTCCGCCATGCCTTCCGCAACGCTTTGATCCCGATCGCCACCATCGCGGCCTTCGACTTCGCGGGCCTGATCGGCGGAGCTGTCATCACCGAGGCAGTCTTCGGCTGGAAGGGCATGGGCGAAATGTTCCGCACCGGCCTGACCGCCGTGGACCCGGCGCCGGTCATGGCCTTCTTCTTGGTCACCGGAACCGCAGCTGTTCTCTTCAACATGCTTGCGGACATCTTCTATGCGCTCCTAGACCCGAGGATCCGGATATGAGCGCGCACCAGAACAACGAAGAGCTACGAGGTTCATCGAGCATGATTTCCGAAATGGAGCCAAACGAGCAGCAGCTCGTTTCCCTGGTCGAGGTAGAAGACGCGGAGCTGGCCCAAAAGGCCACCGAGTCCAAGAGCCAAGGCCAACTGATCCGCCGCCGCTTCCTGAATCACAAGCCGGCGATCATCTCATCGATCATCCTGGTCTTCATCACGGTGGTTGCCTTCAGCTCCATCGGGTTTGCGGGCATCCCGGGCTGGTGGCACCATAGCTACCTGAAATCCGGCCCCCTCGTCAACGGCGGCGCCCCGACCCTGAGCCTGCTGCCGACCTGGCTGGGCGGCAGCGGCATCACCTTAGGTGAACACCCGTTCGGGCAGGACGACACGGGCAAGGACTACTTTGCCTTGGTCATGCGCGGCACCCAAAAGTCCATCATCATCGCCGTGGTTGTAGGCGCCATCTCCACCTTCATCGGTGCTATCATCGGCGCCCTGGCCGGCTACTTCCGCGGCTGGGTCGACGAGGTGCTGATGCGCATCACCGACCTGTTCATCGTGATCCCGCTGTTGGTCTTGGCCGCGGTCCTGGGCCAGATGGCCGGAAAGTCCACCAACTCCATCTTGGCGCTCGCATTTGTGCTGGGACTGGTGACCTGGACGGGATTGGCCCGCCTGGTGCGCGGCGAAGTCCTGACCCTGCGCGAACGCGAATACGTCGCAGCGGCACAGGCCATGGGCTCGACAACCAGCCGGGTGATCTTCAAGCACCTGCTGCCGAACACCGTTGGCGTGATCGTCGTGAACGCGACCTTCGCCATCGCCGGCGCCATTCTGCTTGAAACCTCGCTGAGTTACCTCGGCTTCGGCGTGAAAGCGCCGGAATCATCCCTGGGCCTGCTCATCAGCCAGTACCAGAACGCATTCACCTCCCGCCCGTGGCTGTTCTGGTGGCCGGGCATGATCATCGTCGCCATCGCCCTGAGCGTGAACTTCCTGGGCGACGGATTGCGCGATGCGTTCGACCCCCGCCAGACCCGCAAGGCAAAGCGCCGCAAGAAGAAGGAACTCTCATGAGCATCCAAGTACCGGTGAAAGGCACAACCGGCACGGCACTGAGCTTCGAGAATCTCAATGTCGTATTCGATACGGAATTTTCCGAGGTCCACGCGGTCAAGGGACTCACCCTTGAGGTGTTCCCCGGCGAAGTCGTGGCACTGGTCGGCGAATCGGGTTCCGGCAAGTCCGTGACCTCCACCGCCGCCATGGGCCTGCTGCCCTCGAACGCGAACATCACCGGCAAGGCGCTTGTCGGCGGCGTCAACGTCGTCGGTATGCCCGAGGCCAAGATGCGCAAGATGCGCGCCACCGAAATCGCCATGGTCTTCCAGGAGCCCATGACCGCGTTGAACCCGGTGCTGACGGTCGAGCGCCAACTCACCGAGTCCCTCGAGCTGCACGGCCTTGCCTACGGCAGGGAAGCAACCGCTCGCGCCATCGAATTGCTTGAGATGGTCGGCATCCCGGAACCGGCCAAGCGCATCAAGCAGTACCCGCACCAGTTCTCCGGCGGCCAGCGCCAGCGCATCGTGATCGCCATGGCGATCTCCTGCGACCCGAAGGTCATCATCGCTGATGAGCCGACCACCGCGCTCGACGTGACGGTGCAGGCCGAGATCCTGGACCTGCTGCGCGAGCTCAAGGACAAGCTGAACACCGGCATCCTGCTGATCACCCACAACATGGGCGTGGTGGCCGACCTGGCCGACCGCGTGGCAGTGATGTTCCGCGGTTCCCTGGTCGAAACCGGCACGGTGGAACAGGTGCTCAATGCGCCGCAGCACCCGTACACGCAGAAGCTGCTCGCCTCGGTTCCGCGCCTCGAGGCGGTGGCCGTTGACGGCAGCTGGGTCGCCGAGCCCGTTGTGGCCGTCGAGCCGGAGCGCAAGCTCGTGCTTGAAGCCAAGAACCTGGTGCTGGAATACGACATGCGCGGAAGCAAGTTCCGCGCCGTTGACGATGTTTCGTTCGAGATTGCCCGAGGGGAGATCCTGGGCATCGTCGGTGAATCGGGTTCCGGCAAGTCCACCGTGGCCAAGGCCGTGCTGGGCCTGCTTCCCGTGGCCTCGGGACGCCTGGCGGTGCAGGGCAGCGACCTGACCAAGTTGCGGCCCAAGGCCGCACGCGCGGTGCGCGCCAAGATGGGCGTGATCTTCCAGGACCCGGCGGCCTCGCTGAACCCGCGGTTCCCGATCGGCGACTGCATCACCGAACCCATGGTGGTGCACAAGGTCGGAAGCCGCGCAGAACGCGTCAAGCGCGCCAAGGAGTTGCTTGAGGCGGTGCACCTGCCGGCCTCGGTCATCAACCGCTACCCGCACGAGCTCTCCGGCGGCCAGCGCCAGCGCGTGTGCATCGCACGCGCCCTGACCCTGGATCCCGAGTTGCTGATCGCCGACGAGCCGACCAGCGCGTTGGACGTTTCGGTTCAGGCCGCGGTGCTGGAGATGATCCAGGAACTGCAGGAACGCTACGAGTTCGCCTGCCTGTTTGTCAGCCACGACCTGGCCGTCGTGGACCTGTTGGCACACTCGGTGGTTGTCATGAAGTCCGGCAAGGCGATCGAGCAGGGTCGCGTCAGCGACGTCCTGCACGCGCCCAAGGAAGAGTACACGCGCAAGCTGCTTGCGGCGGCCCCGGTTCCGGAGCCCGGTGAGCAGGCAGTTCGCCGCGAGGCCCGCCGCTTGCTCATGGATTTGGAAAACGGGAACTGATCCCTTCCGGATCGGCCCTTACGTAACAGAACAAAGGAATGGCCGGATATCCCATTGGATAGCCGGCCATTCCTCGTGCCCGAAGGCAAGAATGCGGGGGAGCGGCTAGACCAGCTCCATGATGAATTCCTTGACGACCGCTGCGCGGGCGTTGGAGAAATCGGAGTCCTCATCGATGACCTTGAAACCACGTCGTTCCAGGACCTTGATGGACCCGATGTTGTCTTGCGGGACCCGGGCACGCAGCGGGCGTGCGGTGTATTCGGCCAGGAAGGTGTCGACTGCCGACGTGGTGATTCCCTTGCCCCAGAAGCGGCGGGCGGTCCAGAAACTGATCTCCGGAACTTCTTCGTTTTCAAAGAGCAGAATCGAACCCGCCACCTCGCCTTCATGCTCAATGGTGCGCACGATGACCGAGGGGTCCTTCAGGATCAGGTTCCAGTGGTGGTCGAAAACGCCACGGTCGGCCGGGTTGCGCGCCGTGAACGCCGCCATGAGGTTGGCCTCGGGATCCTGCTGGTGTTCGAAGAACTGGTCAAGGTCTTCTGGCTGTATGGGCCGTAGCTGCACGGTCACTGCCTCTCTATATGTGTTGATCGACTTGCCCCTAGCCTACCGGGGTGGACAGGGCAGCGGTCGCCATCTGGTTCAGTAGTTTACGCAGGCCCTTCTTGGACGTGCGGGGCGAGTGCGCGGAGTGCGCCGTCGAATTGAGCAGGCCGAATGCCGCGTGTGCCCGGAAGCGGATGACTGTTGCCGATTCTTCCGGGTGGATCAGGTGCAATTGCTCGGTCCACAGGGAGATGTAGTCGCGCTGCAATTTGCGCACCAGGTGCAGCTCGGCTTCGGGGAGGGCCTCCAGGTTGCGGTCCTGGACCTGGATCATGTCCGGGCGCGCGAGGGCAAAATCGGTGTGGAAGGAAATGAGCCGTCCCAGGATTTCCGAAGGTGTTCCGCCCTCGGCCCTGACCTCCTTGCCTCCCTTGAGAAGGTCCTGGCTGACCCCCACGAGCAATGCGATCAGCACAGCGGATTTTCCGGAAAAGTGCCGGTACACGGCCGGTCCGCTGATGCCGCAGGCCGCCCCCAGGTCCTCGAGCGAAACGCCCGCATAGCCGCGGATGGCGAACAGCCGGGTGGCTTCGACC
It contains:
- a CDS encoding ABC transporter permease, with product MITFTLKRFLQLLPVFIGATLLVYFLVFAAPGDPIAALSGGKPMNPAVEETLRAQYNLDQPFWVQYLLYLKNLVTFDLGQTFSGQAVSDVIARAFPVTAKLAIMALAFEAVFGILFGVIAGLKKGKLFDSTVLVASLIVIAVPTFVLGFVLQFVVGVKLGWAKPTVGVGAPWSDLILPAIVLGLVSLAYVLRLTRTSVIENKNADYVRTATAKGLSRRRVIVVHVLRNSLIPVVTFLGADLGTLMGGAIVTEGIFNVPGIGNLLYSAINKGETPTIVAVVSVLVLVFVLANLVVDLLYAWLDPRIRYV
- a CDS encoding ABC transporter permease; the protein is MSENPLPELIEPTDTVKRVRVGKVSTRKIDHFVAPLEETPLQSVDKIDETVAPLSMWAQAWRSLRTRPLFIISALMIILVITVAAFPGLFTQTDPTACSLSNARKGPEPGHPLGFTFQGCDIYARIIIGTRASVLVGLFTTIAVVIIGGTFGALAGYYGGWLDSVLARLGDIFFALPLILGAIVIMQLPAFRDSKSIWTVIITLTIFGWPQLARITRGAVIEAKNADYVMASRSLGLSKFKTLLKHVVPNSLAPIIVVATISLGTYIVAEATLSFLGVGLPDSIMSWGSDISDAQISLRNNPQILMWPALALCMTVLSFIMLGDAVRDALDPRARKG
- a CDS encoding ABC transporter ATP-binding protein, coding for MTELLKDSSVNAIAEDRPLLEIKNLAITFSTPEGPIEAVRNANLTIMPGETVAIVGESGSGKSTTALSAIGLLPSNGRVSGGQIIFDGEDITHASEKRIVELRGSSIGMVPQDPMSNLNPVWKIGFQVEETLRANGLAGGNAKERVAQVLSEAGLPNAASRANQYPHEFSGGMRQRALIAIGLACRPRLLIADEPTSALDVTVQQQILDHLDTMTSELGTAVLLITHDLGLAAERAEKVVVMYKGQVVESGPALELLRNPKHPYTQRLVASAPSLASKRLQSQPVEVAEQVNAVAKPEHSLKTDDVLEIKDLTKVFKIRKGMGRHEEFTAVDNVSLEVKRGTTTAIVGESGSGKSTVAQMVLNLLTPTSGSITFDGQLMTDQPESQLFKFRRRVQPIFQDPYGSLDPMYSIYRTIEEPLRIHGIGDSKSRQSRVKELLGQVSMPASTMHRFPNELSGGQRQRIAIARALALQPEMIICDEAVSALDVLVQAQILNLLNTLQEELGLTYLFITHDLAVVREIADNVCVMKNGRIVERATTDEVFNNPQSDYTRNLLGAIPGATLLL
- a CDS encoding ABC transporter family substrate-binding protein, coding for MRVQRISKAVAVGAALALALTACAPGGPAEPTGSAAPSANAVGTNTVEPANSGLADLGDVTTKDDTIKVTVGAPDFIGYNSLTPQTYSTYNSAITDRVLSSFSYFGTDGKIYQNKDLGSYEKVSDDPLTIKYTIAENAKWSDGTPITTADAVLAWGTQNANLKNAKKTPLFDSVSADLGDTVPKGPEGAPDSKEFTVTFKNPDPDWQIQTWMTTPAHVVAKQGGLSTADLVEGIRSGDAAKITKAAEFWNTGWTTKPGALPAAELIPSSGPYKLKSWNAGESVTLEANDAYYGTPAATKTLTFRFLADDAMVQALDNGELNAIAPQPTIDTLAQLKKLGEKVNIQQGDTMTWEHLDFNFGEKAAFKDSLELREAFAKCVPRQEIVDNLIKPLNPEAQVLNAREVFPFQESYKDVVGAAYDGRYDTVDVEGAKKILEEQNAVGTKVRIGYSAPNPRRANQVAMIKSSCDAAGFDVVDAGDPKFFAPGGTQERGDYDVALFAWAGSGQITSGQNIYATGKPQNYGKFSNKEVDEAWTRLATSMDPAVHLTETKNIEKLLWDNLFGIPVFAHPGLSASSADVKNVRHTATQSQIVWNADQWVRAE
- a CDS encoding ABC transporter permease; its protein translation is MLKFIIKRLGASLGILLAASFLLYVLVINSGDPLGNLRESSAENRDYLMAQRSAYMNLDQPWYLRYWDWLMGVGKCFALQCDLGTNVQGVEVSGLLGAAASSTLRLVILATVLAAIFGIAIGVLTAVRQYSGLDYGVTFLTFLFFSLPVFWAAVMLKEYMAIGYNNWIKEPSITPLQTIVVAVLFGLLMQVFLGGSVKRRIATFAVSAAFVGVAIPYLLWLNFFRYPQLGLVGIVVLSLAVALSGTAMTVGVRNKAVLYPALITVGLGIIFYYATFSILEAPSTPVLIIGGVLSMAIPGAIGYYMGGRVRKVAMWVSAFTGLAFAGLTVIDHIFRAWPGFLQLKPRPVGTIGSQTPDFMGSFWEVFLDRGAQLLLPTILLAVISLASYSRYTRTSMLEVGQQDYIRTARSKGLGERTVIFRHAFRNALIPIATIAAFDFAGLIGGAVITEAVFGWKGMGEMFRTGLTAVDPAPVMAFFLVTGTAAVLFNMLADIFYALLDPRIRI
- a CDS encoding ABC transporter permease — its product is MSAHQNNEELRGSSSMISEMEPNEQQLVSLVEVEDAELAQKATESKSQGQLIRRRFLNHKPAIISSIILVFITVVAFSSIGFAGIPGWWHHSYLKSGPLVNGGAPTLSLLPTWLGGSGITLGEHPFGQDDTGKDYFALVMRGTQKSIIIAVVVGAISTFIGAIIGALAGYFRGWVDEVLMRITDLFIVIPLLVLAAVLGQMAGKSTNSILALAFVLGLVTWTGLARLVRGEVLTLREREYVAAAQAMGSTTSRVIFKHLLPNTVGVIVVNATFAIAGAILLETSLSYLGFGVKAPESSLGLLISQYQNAFTSRPWLFWWPGMIIVAIALSVNFLGDGLRDAFDPRQTRKAKRRKKKELS
- a CDS encoding ABC transporter ATP-binding protein, with amino-acid sequence MSIQVPVKGTTGTALSFENLNVVFDTEFSEVHAVKGLTLEVFPGEVVALVGESGSGKSVTSTAAMGLLPSNANITGKALVGGVNVVGMPEAKMRKMRATEIAMVFQEPMTALNPVLTVERQLTESLELHGLAYGREATARAIELLEMVGIPEPAKRIKQYPHQFSGGQRQRIVIAMAISCDPKVIIADEPTTALDVTVQAEILDLLRELKDKLNTGILLITHNMGVVADLADRVAVMFRGSLVETGTVEQVLNAPQHPYTQKLLASVPRLEAVAVDGSWVAEPVVAVEPERKLVLEAKNLVLEYDMRGSKFRAVDDVSFEIARGEILGIVGESGSGKSTVAKAVLGLLPVASGRLAVQGSDLTKLRPKAARAVRAKMGVIFQDPAASLNPRFPIGDCITEPMVVHKVGSRAERVKRAKELLEAVHLPASVINRYPHELSGGQRQRVCIARALTLDPELLIADEPTSALDVSVQAAVLEMIQELQERYEFACLFVSHDLAVVDLLAHSVVVMKSGKAIEQGRVSDVLHAPKEEYTRKLLAAAPVPEPGEQAVRREARRLLMDLENGN
- a CDS encoding GNAT family N-acetyltransferase translates to MQLRPIQPEDLDQFFEHQQDPEANLMAAFTARNPADRGVFDHHWNLILKDPSVIVRTIEHEGEVAGSILLFENEEVPEISFWTARRFWGKGITTSAVDTFLAEYTARPLRARVPQDNIGSIKVLERRGFKVIDEDSDFSNARAAVVKEFIMELV
- a CDS encoding TetR/AcrR family transcriptional regulator codes for the protein MNATSITPASTDRDRAKAQRRRDLLVEATRLFAIRGYAGVSLEDLGAACGISGPAVYRHFSGKSAVLIALLVGVSQDLLKGGKEVRAEGGTPSEILGRLISFHTDFALARPDMIQVQDRNLEALPEAELHLVRKLQRDYISLWTEQLHLIHPEESATVIRFRAHAAFGLLNSTAHSAHSPRTSKKGLRKLLNQMATAALSTPVG